cgagagagtgagtgagtgagtgagtgagcgagagaTTTTTtgaaaagctttatttcaaaccTTGCACCACATAAAACCAAATTGCAATCAACACAAATCTCTTTAgctgcagcaccaatcctgaaaaagaaaattgttcatgATGCTCAGGTTCtttagaaacaaaaaaacaaaagctgctCCACTGAGGCCCTCAgtcgccctctcctcctcgtcctccaccagcagcaccttcctgAGGTCACAGGATCTTCTTCAGCCTGTAGACCTCCTGCTgcgtgaaggctcctctctcgtcttcatcgtgaggaaggtggcagagaggaagaacctGTCTCTACAGAAGTGGTCTTCCACCTTCACGTGCCACATCTGCTTCGTCTTTCGGAGGAAGTCTTTcaactcctccacactgtagtgaggaagaggagtagattcctcctccgagctggactctggctccgcccctctcctcctcgacctccgTCTGCCCGCCGTCACCTTCTTCGCCTGTgggttttctccttcctccctcctcttcctctttagccgggggactctgaggctcctccccctccatgtccacctctcTGTCCAACAGCACCACCTCCCTGGCAcctgcccccctctcttcctctgactcaccCTTTTCTACCTcttgatgaacacccggaggcggagctctccaccctgatgaacacccggaggcggagctcttctccctgttgttcaggatcatggagagatgcctccggtgggaccacactgcctcatccgggaggacctccaccctgaggggatcttcttcagccgggacaccaccttcccgtgcttcaccagctccttcaagATCACCTCCTCTTTAATAAAAGGAGGCACGGTGGCTACGGTGACCCTGACtgacggtgtggccagcggcgccaccggcacatgATGCCCCTGATgacccgacaccaccacctgGTTCACCTTCGGCACGCTGTCTAGGAACAgaaccaccgctccgttcatacgggcagcggacctcacgcagtcgtcacgaccacgtcgcccactgccagccccacctcctcctcctcctcctcctcctccgagcacgggaaactcggcgccactcTAATCCCGTGAGCCCGCGTGAGGAAGCTCAAGTCCTCCATGACGCTAGCTCCCCGTTAGCCCGCCggttagctccccgctagccgcacgccgctaacgcacacagacacacaaacaaaaccctccgtgaactcacacactcacacagacattcaGGTGAACCCacactcacaacaaacataccttCTTAAAACGCCACTTTTTAACGGGGAAAACCACCGTTAGACAAACAATTCGCCTCTGCGCCACaaactcagagagagagagagagagacagagagagacagagagagagagagagagagagagagagagagaagcttctTTAGACAGACTGGACCTCAGagcgctgacacacacactggcttcaTTTCATATGGTCAGATAAATGCTAATCCTAACGATGACAGGAAGTGtcctcaggtcaaaggtcagagacgGACTAGCACCACTTCAGGGTCTCGCTGCTCTCGGCATGACAAGTCTTTggtgtattttctttcttttctaatgtgtgtgtgtgtacctcccgtctccaggtgtgtgtggtgtcagtCCACGGTGCACGACGACTGCATGGCGAGCCCGACGGCCGCCGACCGCTGCGACCTCGGCGAGTTCCACGACCTCATCATCCCGCCTCACTACCTGTACTGCGTCAACAAGCTGCGGCGCCGGCACCCCGAGGAGTACAGCAAGGTGCAGCGGGGCGCAGCGGGGTGCCCCACGGTGCTCGTGGGTTTTCACTGGGCGTGTCCGGGCCGGTTCTCACGGCGTGCTCTGTGCTCCCTGCAGCTGGCGGCGTCCTGCGGCCGCGGCTGGACGCCCGTGCTCGTCCTGGCCAACACGCGCAGCGGCAACaacatgggggcggagcttctggGGGAGTTCCGCAGCATTCTGAATCCTGTGCAGGTCGGACCGGAAGTTctgttgatgacatcatcctcttGAAACTTGAGTTTATCAGTAGAGATTATTTTCTCTCGCGCGTTCTGCTTCAACATGTCGGTTCTCCTCCCGCACAGAACCACGGAGGAGCcatatggaaccagaaatggttcttcagagtgatgccaaaaagaaccatttctggttccatgaagaaccttttaaaccagggttctctcaaGAAAAATGTCCTCatatagttcttcaaatagACTATAAAGGAtttttaaagaaccttcaaaaaaaaggttctttaaggcaccatttctggttcctcaaggaacctttcaaaccagggttctttaaagaaccatttctttaaagagtttttcaaagaacctataaaggttcctcaaagaatcttcaaaaatggttctttaaggaaccatttctggttccatgacTAACCTTtctaaccagggttctttaaagaaccatttccttatatggttctttaaagaacctcaaagaaccttcaaaaaattgttctttaaagcccaatttctggttccacaaagaacctgtCAAACGTCTTTATATAGTTCGTAAAGGTGTCAGAGAACCTTCAGAATATGGTtcctttaaggcaccattttaaAAGATGGTTCCTCGTAGAACCACGTGACCTTTTAAGAACCTTTTATTGTTCTCCTCCCAGGTGTTCGACCTGTCCGAGCTGACCCCCCCCAAAGCCCTCCAGCTGTGCACGCTGCTGCCGCCCGGCAGCGTCCGGGTTCTGGTGTGCGGCGGCGACGGCACCGTGGGCTGGGTGCTGGACGCCATCGACGCCATGAAGCTGAAGGTCAGACGGGACGACCTCTGAGGGTGACCTTTGTGTGACGTGACCCTTATTGTTACCAACAtggccgcctctctctctctccagggccAGGACCAGTTCATGCCCAGGGTGACCATCCTGCCCCTGGGGACGGGAAACGACCTCGCCAACACCCTGGGGTGGGGCGCCGGCTACGCCAGGGAGATCCCCGTGGAGCAGGTGCTCCGGAACATCCTGGACGCCGAGGTGGTGAAGATGGACAGGTGGGCGTCGGCTTTCAGACAAACGTGTGACATCAGTTCATCAGCGTCTCATGGTCTGTATCTGCtcccccttcaaaataaaagcacgggatttATTGATTTCTACCAGACAAAAGACAGAGAGCGGCCCGTGATCCGCGTCTCTCTGTCTTTGGCCTTTCAGGTCGTCGCGGGCCACTTCAAAACGACGCGGCGGCCCGgttccggcccgcgggcctcgagTTTGACACCCGTGGTCCAGAAGCTGTGAAagatattttgattttatttcacaGTTCCGGAGCTTTGAAGGTCTCAAAGAGTTTAAACTGAAGTTGTTGGAGCTTCAGATTTAAACTCAACAAATCAAACTTTAATTGACGAGCTCGATCCGGTactttcagctttaaaaaagaaatacatatatatatatgttttaatttgttgacctttttcaggCAACAATAAGTAGTCCAGTAACTTCTCCAGTATTCCTCCACCAGGACATTTCTTCCACCCTAaatactctctctcacacacacacacacacacacacacacacgttcaggttttatttatatttaaatgtcccGTCTTAATGTTTTTCAGACATGTTTTTTACTGACTGATGAGTTGACAACttaattagtgtgtgtgtgtgaggcccacttttgtgtgtgtgcgtgtgagagccgtgtgtgtgttgtgtgtttttacaaTGATAATAAACTTCCTGATTCCCTCGTGCTCAGGTGGAAAGTGCAGGTCGCCTCTAAAGGCCTCTACTTCCGTAAACCCAAGGTGAGTTAGAATTCTTCCTCTTatcaatatacacacacacacacacacacacacacacgctcatgctCACGCTCACGCTGCTCGCCGTCCTCAGGTCCTGTCCATGAACAACTACTTCTCCGTGGGGCCCGATGCTCTGATGGCGCTCAACTTCCACGCCCACCGCGAGAAGACGCCGTCCTTCTTCTCCAGCCGCATCGTCAACAAGgtcggctcctcctcctttgaATACGTAAACGACGCGCACACCTCGCCACCTCGCCTGGATTTGAATCGCGGTCGCCACGGGAACAAAGAGCTTTACTTTACGTTGAAGCCTTctcttctgccccccccccccacaggtggTGTACTTCCTGTATGGCACCAAAGACTGTTTAGTGCAGGAATGTAAAGACCTGGACAAGAGGATTGAGGTGCAGCGTCTCCACCTGTGTGCTTCATCCagtttcatatgtgtgtgtgtggacattaTTAACGGGCCCTCAccaataaatgcatatatatatatatatatgcatttatttatatatatatgcatttatttattatatatatatatatatatatgcatatttatatacttataatttgtgtgtgagaatgtgtatatatatatatatataaaaatgtgtcATGTTTTCTGCCTTTTGTGAGAAGTTAGCTACTGGCTTCTGCTACAGtaactgtagtgtgtgtgtgtgtgtgtgccacagcTGGAGTTGGATGGGGAGAGGGTGGCGCTGCCCAGCCTGGAGGGCATCATCGTCTGTAACATTGGCTACTGGGGCGGAGGCTGCAGACTCTGGGAGGGGATGGGGGACGAGCCCTGCCCCCCCACACGGTGAGACCTGCCCGGCAACAAGAGAGATTGTTTTGCATCGTGcgatttttttttagagaatttcctttttttaatttttttaatgctttttgagttcaGTTAAAttggttaaccctcctgttacctttggggtcaatttgaccccattcaatgtttaatgtcggtgttctttggggtcaatttgaccccaggctgtttttcactgtgtcaaacatatcagaaatatcaacttttttatttatttaaagggctatttaggtagtcaacaaacaaacataaagtacctcacacttaaacttgggaagcaatattaattctaataattttctggaggttttaattgctggggtcaaattgaccccgagggtaaaatatgttagtaaatgtaaaggtaacaggagggttaaataaataaaagcaaaagtCAACAACTTGTCCAGTAAAGTTCTGTTATTTAATTATTCGAGGTATTCAACAGAGTTTCCTCCACATCGTGAGGCTAGTTTCCTCCTCTGTTCATATTCTGGTGTTCTTACCTGCGTGTTGGTACCTCTGGTTGCCATGACGACCGTCTCCCCGCAGGCTGGACGACGGCCTGCTGGAGGTGGTCGGCGTGTTCGGATCGTTCCACTGCGCCCAGATCCAGATGAAGATGGCCAACCCAGTCCGACTGGGACAGGCCCACACCGTgagggtgaggacacacacacacacacactcgcacacacacacacactcgctcgcacacactcacacatacacacatgcacaaaaaacacacactcactctcgcacacacactcggacacacgcacacactcggacacacactcactctcgcgcacacacacacactcactctcgctcacacactcacaaatactcggacacacacacactcggacacacacacactcggacacacacacactcgcgcacacactcacacacacacactcgcgcgcacactcacacgcacaaaaaacacacacactcactctcgcacacacacacagacacgcacactctcgcacactcacacacacacactcggacacacactcactctcgcacacacacttggacacacacacactctcgcacacacactcggacacacacattcggacacacactcacacatactcactctcgcacacacacacacgtaacatGTAGATCataacatacatcaacagatgATGAGGAGTGTCTCATACTGAAGTGtcggggtctctctctctgtccctctccctctccctccccccccccccctgcagctgGTCCTCAGGAGCTCCACGATGCCCATGCAGGTGGACGGGGAGCCGTGGGCTCAGGGCCCCggcaccatcaccatcacccacAAGACGCAGGCCGTGATGCTGTACCGTGGCGCGGAGCAGACGGAcgacgaagacgaggaggacgaggaggaggacgagtccAGCGCCTCGGAGACGGAGAGCCCGCCCACCCCCCGCGGCTCGCCCAGAGCCCCCCCGGGGCCGGCCTCTGCTCGTGCATGACCCCCCCCATCCTCCAATCACGTTCGAGTATTCACGTCTTTttacatatttgtgtgtgtgtgtgtgtgtgtgtgtgcatgcgtgcgagagtgtgtgtccgagtgtgtgtgcgagagtgagtgtgtgtgttttttgtgcatgtgtgtatgtgtgagtgtatctGAGATTGTACCTCAGACTCAGTCTTGAAACTTTATTTTCCTGCTACAGGAAACGGCGTTGCTTTATTTAGAAACTCACTTATTtgatgtttccttctttttaagtGTTCTTCTTGACATTCTTCTTCCTGTTTACATGTTGTCGTGTTGCACTGTTTTAGCACTTGATGAATACTGAACACGCGGAGgatggaggtcacacacacggCGCTCCGTGTCGTTGCCGACGGCGACGGCTGCCGATGAGATTGAAGCCGTGttgttggtttaaaaaaaaaaaaaaacgtttttcttGTGATCCTCTCGTTTcatacttgttgttgtttaccaaaCGGGACTGGAGACGGTGTTGTCTGTTGTCCCCGTGTGGCCGAGGGGTCCTTCGTGTTCTGTGACGtcgttgctgctcctctgcggtCGTCCTGTTTGTTGCCTGAACGGTTGCCCGTTGCTCAAAGCCATATCGGACACGCTGCCGTACGTTAGCCTACGAGGGCCGACCGGCTGACCCGGGATCGGCTCTCAGCCCGGGGGCCTCCGGTGGCGGGGGGCCACGCCTTGTGGGTCCATCGCCCTCTGTTTGTTTGGTGGATGTCTTTGTTGCTCAAGGGCACCGGTTCCACCTTTTACCTGCGTGTCCGTGTTCACCTGCGCTGTGTGTTGTGATGCACTGAGATGGATTACATGTAACcggggtttatatatatatatatacatacaatctacacatatatatgtatatatctatactctatgtatgtgcgtgtatatatatgtatatgtaaatacatatattaatatatatatactttcatgtatgtaaatatatatgggtgtgtatatatatacacat
The nucleotide sequence above comes from Pseudoliparis swirei isolate HS2019 ecotype Mariana Trench chromosome 24, NWPU_hadal_v1, whole genome shotgun sequence. Encoded proteins:
- the dgke gene encoding diacylglycerol kinase epsilon, with protein sequence MPREAAAAPEDCGSRDEWTLLLWTSLAVVVPLVITLWCSAQRSKRKTHMKEFFRKSKHGWRYTDLFGKPTYCCVCAQHIMRGAYCDCCGVCADEHCLRRADRSLTCKEIMAAPPAAPGGGPGAAMKHRWVRGNVPLASYCAVCRQQCGTQPKLCDVRCVWCQSTVHDDCMASPTAADRCDLGEFHDLIIPPHYLYCVNKLRRRHPEEYSKLAASCGRGWTPVLVLANTRSGNNMGAELLGEFRSILNPVQVFDLSELTPPKALQLCTLLPPGSVRVLVCGGDGTVGWVLDAIDAMKLKGQDQFMPRVTILPLGTGNDLANTLGWGAGYAREIPVEQVLRNILDAEVVKMDRWKVQVASKGLYFRKPKVLSMNNYFSVGPDALMALNFHAHREKTPSFFSSRIVNKVVYFLYGTKDCLVQECKDLDKRIELELDGERVALPSLEGIIVCNIGYWGGGCRLWEGMGDEPCPPTRLDDGLLEVVGVFGSFHCAQIQMKMANPVRLGQAHTVRLVLRSSTMPMQVDGEPWAQGPGTITITHKTQAVMLYRGAEQTDDEDEEDEEEDESSASETESPPTPRGSPRAPPGPASARA